In Elephas maximus indicus isolate mEleMax1 chromosome 4, mEleMax1 primary haplotype, whole genome shotgun sequence, a genomic segment contains:
- the LOC126076416 gene encoding olfactory receptor 6C2-like — translation MRNQTALTTFILLGLTDDPWLQILTFIFLFLSYMLSVTGNLTIIILTLVDSHLKTPMYLFLQNFSFLEISFTTACVPRFLYSMSSGDRSITYGACASQLLFIDLFAVTEFFLLATMSYDRYVAICKPLHYTTIMSNRVCKNFILFCWAAALVIILPPISLGLGLEFCDSNVIDHFCCDASPILKISCSDTWLIEQMVIACAVLTFIITLICVVLSYIYIIRTILRFPSAQQKKKAFSTCSSHMIVVSITYGSCIFIYVKPTAKDEVAINKGISLLITSISPMLNPFIYTLRNKQVKQAFNDSMKKKCTLLKDVKVKGRLMNPIK, via the coding sequence ATGagaaatcaaacagcactaacaaccTTCATCTTGCTGGGACTGACAGATGATCCTTGGCTACAAATTCTGACATTTATCTTTCTATTTCTCTCCTACATGTTAAGTGTAACTGGAAACCTAACCATCATCATCCTCACTCTGGTGGATTCCCACCTTAAAACACCAATGTATCTTTTCCTTCAAAATTTCTCCTTCTTAGAAATTTCATTCACAACTGCTTGTGTTCCCAGATTCTTGTATAGCATGTCTTCTGGGGACAGGTCCATCACCTATGGTGCTTGTGCCAGTCAACTCTTATTTATAGACCTCTTTGCAGTAACAGAATTCTTTCTCCTGGCCACCATGtcctatgatcgctatgtggccatctgcaaaccACTGCATTACACAACCATCATGAGCAACAGAGTATGCAAGAACTTCATCCTCTTTTGTTGGGCAGCAGCACTGGTGATCATTCTTCCACCAATTAGTTTGGGTTTGGGCCTGGAGTTCTGTGATTCTAACGTCATTGATCATTTTTGCTGTGATGCATCTCCTATCCTGAAGATCTCTTGCTCAGACACATGGCTGATAGAACAGATGGTTATCGCGTGTGCTGTGTTGACATTCATCATCACCCTGATATGTGTAGTTCTTTCCTACATCTATATCATCAGGACAATCCTAAGGTTTCCCTCTGCCCAGCAAAAGAAAAAGGCATTCTCCACTTGTTCTTCCCACATGATTGTTGTTTCCATTACTTATGGTAGCTGTATCTTCATTTATGTCAAACCTACAGCCAAGGACGAGGTGGCAATTAATAAAGGCATTTCACTCCTTATTACTTCTATTTCACCAATGTTGAATCCCTTTATTTACACACTGAGAAACAAGCAAGTGAAGCAAGCTTTCAATgactcaatgaaaaaaaaatgcactctTCTCAAAGACGTGAAGGTAAAAGGAAGGTTGATGAATccaattaaatga